A region of the Litchfieldia alkalitelluris genome:
ACAAGTACGGAACTTAGTTGATTTTCCAGAGAAAATCGGTTTTTGTTTTGATACATGTCATGGATTTGCGAGTGGATTGTGGACGGGAAACAACTGGTTAGAAATTGAAGAGAAGGGAACTCAGATAGGGTATTTTGAACACTTAAAAGCTATTCATTTAAATAACTCTATGTATCCAAGCGGCTCTATGAAAGATCGACACGCTAATATTCATAATGGACATATAGAAAAGGCACAAATGAAAGAATTTCTTGGTTCAAAACTCCTAAGAAATTTACCTTTAATTCTAGAGACTCCTACTTCAAACAATTTCACTCATCAAAATGAAATAGAATTAATCAAAAATAATTATTTATAATTAAAAACAACGAAGTAGTTAATAAACTGCTTCGTTGTTTTTTGTTGCATAGGATTTCTGAAGAACCATTAGTCGTAGAGATAAACATAATGCTCCTGCAGCTAAACCTGCTATTAAACCAATCCAATAGCCAAAAGCTCCAAGCGATGTATAAGTTGCCAATACATACCCTAAGGGCAAACCAATGACCCAATATGAAATAAAAGACATATATAAAGTAGCATTTACATCCTTATAACCACGTAATGCTCCTTGGATTGGAGCTTGAATCGCATCTGATAACTGAAAGAAAATAGCGTAAATTAGAAAGTGCTGTGTGAGTATTAATACTTCCTTGTCAACTGTATAAAGACCAGCAACCTGCTCTTTAAGTATGAAAATAACTGCTGAACTTAGGGCAGAGACAATAACAGCTATAGCAATTCCTAAAAAGCTATATGTTTTAGCATCTTTTAACCTCTTTGCACCAACTTCAAAGCCTACAACAATTGTCAAAGCCATCGAAACACTTAAAGGAATCATATATAAAAATGATGCAAAGTTAAGAGCAGCTTGATGTGATGCAATTGTTATAGTATTAAATGAACTCATCAATAATGTCACAGCAGAAAAAATACTTGTCTCAAAGAAGATAGCGAATCCTATTGGGACTCCTATTTTTAGGATTTCTCTCCATTTTGTAAAAGCAAAACGGTGAAATTTTTTAAATAATTGATAAGTAGAAAAGGGTGATACTTTATAAATTATATAAACAGTAATAGCTGTTATACACCAATAGGTAATAGCTGTTGCATAACCAGCACCAATACCACCAAGTTTCGGGAATCCAAATTTACCGAATATCAATAAATAATTTAGTAATGCATTAATGGGCAATGCAATCAAAGTAATTATCATGGTTACTCTTGTTTGAGCTAGTGCATCTATAAAGGCACGTAAAACAGTATAAACAAATAAAG
Encoded here:
- a CDS encoding MATE family efflux transporter, whose translation is MEQTFSYKQKTSLFLKILIPILITQLGLFAMNFFDVVMSGRVSANDLAGVAIGSSLWVPVFTGLSGILLSITPIVAHLIGAKKQKDVSFSVIQGIYLSVFISILVIILGFFVVEPILNYMKLEQSVHHIAKHYLLGLSFGIIPLFVYTVLRAFIDALAQTRVTMIITLIALPINALLNYLLIFGKFGFPKLGGIGAGYATAITYWCITAITVYIIYKVSPFSTYQLFKKFHRFAFTKWREILKIGVPIGFAIFFETSIFSAVTLLMSSFNTITIASHQAALNFASFLYMIPLSVSMALTIVVGFEVGAKRLKDAKTYSFLGIAIAVIVSALSSAVIFILKEQVAGLYTVDKEVLILTQHFLIYAIFFQLSDAIQAPIQGALRGYKDVNATLYMSFISYWVIGLPLGYVLATYTSLGAFGYWIGLIAGLAAGALCLSLRLMVLQKSYATKNNEAVY